A genome region from Rubrobacter calidifluminis includes the following:
- a CDS encoding glycosyltransferase family 39 protein, producing the protein MRRTDGKLSAKALSGKVTRRFGWTDLALLPIVLFLSTPPLVWFRYEWVLTQDAEQYLLAGWHLVSGRGYTLINGAPFIKRGPLFPGLLGGLMTFLGRDTGTLALTVRLLALLNPLLAYLLVRRLASPIAALVAAAAVTLLGYTAMNTQALNIDAVLLTAYLLSLLALMYALRRNTRLSAFLSGVALGAAILVKETALVNLPLALLAVLFFGWGLRRAFLHYLGVVLTCLPWWAWVCAASGQIYLVGRLSPDLQRPMALGAAAAVVVLVGVSVFSGAFDRFLAGGRRRSWTGWSILAVWPVVVFLLLSKTGGSVFPEASLAALRDYFASHLAPYIALWPLMPVAAGYAVWRAVKGGQMWRVFSISLLFQAPIVLFVTLEGWNQRQFLIPQTLLLCALAVLVTDVFAIVARDVKVRRFPDWIAAVSALILGVYPLVVATEEVHNLLYDHPVRPSGGGRTVVEATNMVRWMEREVPPGSMVVTMPFHASYLVFKDGGRHRWTTLGLDQSPPITNPTAAKGYSEDVDTGTIYQTPPRALWVMMSSDESNCTVLSYSIPHIMSQLRRENARYLMVAGDPRLTGLMVSSDGLVESRLFVRLHQEGRDQGNAGFALLERTGDPPRPVPTWMGARTILGLVRCERDRGPGYERRITSKFPQGIVLVPEKAQPGLDARAREVLERIYRGRNTTPGYQQSGP; encoded by the coding sequence ATGAGGCGTACGGACGGGAAGCTTTCGGCAAAAGCTCTATCAGGAAAGGTCACACGCCGGTTCGGGTGGACCGATCTCGCGCTCCTGCCCATCGTCTTGTTCCTCTCGACCCCTCCCCTCGTATGGTTCAGGTACGAGTGGGTTCTGACCCAGGATGCGGAACAATATCTCCTCGCCGGGTGGCATCTGGTCTCCGGCCGGGGCTACACCCTCATCAACGGGGCACCCTTCATCAAGAGAGGCCCCCTGTTCCCGGGCCTGCTGGGCGGGCTGATGACGTTCCTGGGACGGGATACCGGAACCCTGGCGCTCACCGTGCGTCTCCTGGCGCTGCTCAACCCCCTCCTCGCCTATCTGCTGGTCAGGCGGCTCGCGTCCCCCATCGCCGCGCTCGTCGCCGCCGCGGCCGTCACGCTCCTCGGGTACACCGCGATGAACACGCAGGCCCTCAACATAGACGCGGTGCTCCTGACCGCCTACCTCCTTTCTTTGCTGGCGTTGATGTACGCCCTCCGGCGGAACACCCGTCTGTCGGCTTTCCTGTCCGGGGTGGCGCTCGGCGCCGCCATACTCGTCAAAGAGACCGCGCTCGTAAACCTTCCTCTGGCGCTGCTGGCGGTGCTTTTCTTCGGCTGGGGGTTGCGAAGGGCCTTCCTGCACTACCTCGGGGTGGTTCTGACCTGCCTGCCGTGGTGGGCCTGGGTTTGCGCCGCCAGCGGCCAGATATACCTGGTGGGGCGGCTCTCTCCCGATCTGCAGCGCCCGATGGCCCTGGGCGCGGCGGCGGCGGTCGTCGTGCTCGTCGGGGTATCCGTTTTTTCCGGTGCCTTCGACCGGTTTCTCGCCGGCGGTCGCAGGCGATCCTGGACCGGCTGGAGCATTCTCGCTGTGTGGCCCGTGGTCGTCTTCTTGCTGCTGTCGAAGACCGGGGGCTCGGTGTTTCCGGAAGCATCGCTCGCCGCCCTGAGAGATTATTTCGCGAGTCACCTCGCGCCCTACATCGCGCTGTGGCCTCTCATGCCGGTGGCGGCTGGCTACGCCGTCTGGAGGGCCGTGAAGGGGGGCCAGATGTGGCGCGTGTTCTCCATCTCTCTGTTGTTCCAGGCTCCCATAGTCCTGTTCGTGACCCTGGAAGGATGGAACCAGAGGCAGTTTCTCATCCCGCAGACCCTCTTGCTCTGCGCGCTCGCCGTACTCGTGACGGACGTCTTCGCCATCGTGGCACGAGATGTGAAGGTGAGGCGTTTCCCTGATTGGATCGCCGCCGTCTCGGCGTTGATCCTGGGTGTATACCCGCTGGTGGTCGCCACGGAAGAAGTCCACAACCTGCTCTACGATCACCCCGTCAGGCCCTCCGGAGGCGGCAGGACCGTCGTGGAGGCCACGAACATGGTGCGCTGGATGGAGAGGGAGGTGCCTCCGGGGAGCATGGTGGTCACCATGCCGTTTCATGCGTCGTACCTCGTTTTCAAGGACGGCGGGCGCCACCGCTGGACGACTCTGGGGCTCGATCAATCCCCTCCGATCACCAACCCCACGGCTGCCAAGGGATACTCCGAGGACGTGGATACCGGCACCATCTACCAGACCCCGCCGCGGGCCCTCTGGGTGATGATGAGCAGTGATGAATCGAACTGCACGGTGCTCTCTTATTCCATACCACACATAATGTCTCAGTTGAGGAGGGAAAACGCCCGCTATCTGATGGTTGCCGGCGATCCCAGACTTACCGGGCTTATGGTGTCTTCTGACGGGCTGGTGGAGAGCCGGCTCTTCGTGAGGCTACACCAGGAAGGAAGGGATCAGGGAAACGCTGGTTTTGCGTTGCTGGAGCGCACCGGTGACCCTCCGAGGCCCGTTCCGACCTGGATGGGGGCGAGGACGATCCTGGGGCTCGTACGATGCGAGCGGGACCGTGGACCGGGGTACGAACGGAGGATAACTTCGAAGTTTCCTCAAGGGATCGTGCTCGTCCCCGAAAAGGCGCAGCCGGGGCTCGACGCCAGGGCGCGCGAGGTGCTCGAGCGGATCTACCGGGGACGAAACACTACCCCGGGATACCAGCAATCCGGGCCCTGA
- a CDS encoding sulfotransferase yields the protein MSKQLIIAGFHRSGTSLTAQLLHRAGLFLGYEMLEANPSNPYGHFEDREVVDLHQQILGDNDLTWQVAGPLLPVVGEVRWRRLREIAERRNAEHRLWGFKDPRVCHFLGLWKYVLPDAKVLVVYRHFADSTYSLARRHAQNLFDGEGPAELHRRFWSEPDLALRMWLAGNEALLAFARTHPQDTMVVSMRMLQDGFPLIRALERRWGLGLPDVPVGEVFDTGATTGRPGRQPVSDRRLIGRVRAVWRELEALSRRTEAMLLGEMRDARR from the coding sequence TTGAGTAAACAACTGATCATCGCGGGCTTCCATCGCAGCGGGACTTCGCTGACGGCGCAGCTTCTGCACCGGGCGGGTCTCTTCCTGGGCTACGAGATGCTCGAAGCCAACCCTTCGAACCCTTACGGCCACTTCGAGGACCGGGAGGTCGTCGATCTGCACCAGCAGATCCTCGGCGACAACGATCTCACCTGGCAGGTCGCCGGGCCGTTGCTCCCGGTGGTCGGAGAGGTCCGCTGGCGGCGGCTGCGCGAGATCGCCGAGCGCCGCAACGCGGAGCACCGGCTGTGGGGTTTCAAGGACCCGCGGGTCTGCCACTTCCTCGGGCTCTGGAAGTACGTCCTGCCCGACGCGAAGGTGCTCGTCGTCTACCGGCACTTCGCCGACTCGACCTACTCGCTCGCCCGGCGCCACGCGCAGAACCTCTTCGACGGCGAGGGACCCGCGGAGTTGCACCGCAGGTTCTGGAGTGAGCCGGACCTCGCGCTCAGGATGTGGCTCGCGGGCAACGAGGCGCTGCTCGCGTTCGCCCGCACCCACCCGCAGGACACGATGGTCGTCTCGATGCGGATGCTGCAGGACGGCTTTCCCCTGATCCGGGCGCTGGAGCGGCGCTGGGGCCTCGGGCTCCCGGACGTGCCCGTCGGCGAGGTCTTCGACACGGGCGCCACGACCGGACGCCCGGGCAGGCAGCCGGTCTCCGACCGCAGGCTCATCGGGCGGGTGCGTGCCGTCTGGCGGGAGCTGGAGGCCCTGAGCAGGAGGACGGAAGCGATGCTTCTTGGGGAGATGAGAGATGCCCGACGATGA
- a CDS encoding arylsulfotransferase family protein, whose amino-acid sequence MRRFLSRPDFAPPSIEVSLDADDDSEGYIFIAPKKGPGQYGPMIVDDRGELIWFCPLKGEKEYATDFKVQEYRGRPVLTWWEGRLVFHNGAGEYVILDDNYQQVKRVRAGNGYEGDLHEFLITPQDTALFTIYGPVHADLSAVGGSARGTVLDGIAQEVDIQSGEVIFEWHSLDHVGLEESYLRPSRSFSVPYDYFHINSIDVDQDGNLLISARNTWTVYKVDRNSGEIMWRLGGKKSDFEMGAGTRTAYQHDARRQPDGTLTIFDNGANPKVHAMSRGIVLGLDEQKMRAELVREYTHPGKRLLAANQGNLQVLPDGNVFIGWGSERMFSEYTRKGKMFLDATLPPGDDSYRAFRFPWKGRPKEAPSVVVRPSSGGEKVVYASWNGATELAGWRVLAGPGPSGLRPIGFVRRSGFETKIAVDTGEHYISLQALDGSGRVIGTSGKLALRS is encoded by the coding sequence GTGCGCAGGTTCCTATCGCGTCCGGATTTTGCTCCTCCTTCCATCGAAGTGTCGCTCGATGCAGACGATGATTCGGAGGGTTACATATTCATCGCCCCGAAGAAGGGACCCGGGCAGTACGGTCCCATGATCGTCGACGATCGTGGGGAGCTAATATGGTTTTGTCCTCTGAAAGGCGAGAAGGAGTATGCCACGGACTTCAAGGTCCAGGAGTATCGTGGCAGACCCGTCCTTACCTGGTGGGAGGGGCGGTTGGTCTTTCATAATGGTGCGGGCGAGTACGTAATCCTCGACGATAACTACCAGCAGGTAAAGAGGGTCAGGGCGGGTAACGGCTACGAGGGGGATTTACACGAATTTCTCATAACGCCGCAGGATACCGCATTGTTTACCATATATGGCCCGGTTCATGCGGATCTCTCTGCGGTCGGCGGTTCGGCTCGGGGGACGGTACTGGATGGGATCGCCCAGGAGGTGGACATCCAGAGCGGCGAGGTAATCTTCGAGTGGCACAGCCTCGATCATGTCGGCCTCGAGGAATCTTACCTGCGACCCTCCCGGAGTTTCTCTGTCCCCTACGACTACTTTCATATCAACTCCATAGACGTAGACCAGGACGGTAATCTTCTGATCTCTGCCCGCAACACTTGGACCGTCTACAAGGTGGACCGTAACAGCGGAGAGATCATGTGGCGCCTGGGGGGAAAGAAGAGCGACTTCGAGATGGGAGCCGGCACCAGGACCGCCTACCAGCATGATGCCAGGCGTCAGCCGGATGGAACGCTCACCATCTTCGACAACGGAGCGAATCCGAAGGTGCACGCCATGTCACGCGGGATCGTTCTGGGATTGGACGAACAGAAGATGAGAGCAGAGCTGGTACGCGAATACACTCATCCCGGAAAGAGGCTGCTCGCTGCCAACCAGGGAAACCTGCAGGTACTCCCTGATGGCAACGTGTTCATCGGGTGGGGAAGCGAGCGGATGTTCTCCGAATACACCCGAAAAGGAAAGATGTTCCTGGATGCCACGCTGCCTCCCGGGGACGACTCCTACAGGGCCTTCCGGTTTCCCTGGAAGGGGCGGCCGAAGGAAGCTCCTTCTGTAGTGGTCAGGCCTTCATCTGGAGGCGAAAAGGTGGTCTACGCGAGCTGGAATGGGGCGACCGAACTGGCCGGATGGCGGGTGCTGGCCGGCCCTGGGCCGTCCGGGTTGAGACCCATTGGTTTCGTCCGGCGTAGCGGTTTCGAGACCAAGATTGCCGTCGATACCGGAGAGCATTACATCTCCTTGCAGGCTCTGGATGGATCCGGGCGGGTGATCGGCACGTCGGGTAAACTCGCGCTGAGATCTTGA
- a CDS encoding sulfotransferase family protein, producing the protein MAPDTYERLERLARRALRDPAGFVRGLVPGARARREISTRDARIAALEEELRRCGLRPPEAASPVFFVVGFMRSGTTWLMRMLDAHPEVLCRGEGRIFGAGWKRKALKKNDVDRPASSLYEALLDAEYLRLWVERSVWSRDGDPREHIEAMTRMAAGYFMTRELLKSGKRLVGDKSPLLNDRMVREISRIYPEARVIHIIRDGRDVAVSAAFHLWNFGNVKEGTEIAEKRAAYRADPEGFVRSGRSIFTGDQLRTLASDWSSYTGGAAQDGPALLGDRYMEVRYEDLVADPERHMRNIFSFLGAVSDEETVAGCVRSQSFERLSGGRGRGEEDASSFFRKGVAGDWRRLFTTKDREIFEETAGETLARLGYERNSS; encoded by the coding sequence ATGGCTCCGGACACGTACGAGAGGTTGGAAAGGCTGGCCAGACGGGCGCTGAGGGACCCGGCCGGCTTCGTGCGCGGTCTCGTTCCGGGGGCGCGGGCTCGCCGGGAGATCTCGACCCGCGACGCCCGCATCGCTGCGCTCGAGGAGGAGCTGCGGAGATGCGGGCTGCGGCCGCCGGAGGCTGCCTCGCCCGTCTTCTTCGTCGTCGGGTTCATGCGCTCGGGGACGACCTGGCTGATGCGGATGCTCGACGCCCACCCCGAGGTCCTCTGCCGGGGCGAGGGGCGCATCTTCGGCGCGGGATGGAAGCGCAAAGCCTTGAAGAAGAACGACGTCGACCGCCCGGCGAGCTCGCTCTACGAGGCTCTGCTCGACGCGGAGTACCTGAGGCTCTGGGTCGAACGTTCCGTCTGGAGCCGCGACGGAGATCCGCGGGAACACATCGAAGCCATGACCCGCATGGCCGCGGGCTACTTCATGACGCGGGAGCTCTTGAAGAGCGGCAAGCGCCTCGTCGGCGACAAGTCCCCGCTCCTCAACGACCGGATGGTGCGTGAGATCTCGCGCATCTACCCCGAGGCGCGGGTGATCCACATAATCAGGGACGGACGCGACGTCGCCGTCTCAGCCGCCTTCCACCTCTGGAACTTCGGCAACGTGAAGGAGGGGACGGAGATCGCCGAAAAGCGCGCCGCCTACCGCGCCGACCCGGAGGGCTTCGTCCGCTCCGGCAGGAGCATCTTCACCGGGGACCAGCTCCGAACCCTCGCCTCCGACTGGTCCTCCTACACGGGCGGCGCGGCGCAGGATGGTCCAGCCCTGCTCGGGGACCGCTACATGGAGGTGCGCTACGAGGACCTCGTCGCAGACCCCGAACGGCACATGCGAAACATCTTCTCCTTCCTCGGTGCCGTCTCCGACGAAGAGACAGTCGCCGGGTGCGTCCGCTCGCAGAGCTTCGAGCGTCTCTCCGGCGGTCGCGGGCGCGGCGAGGAGGATGCCTCCTCGTTCTTCCGCAAGGGCGTGGCGGGCGACTGGCGGAGGCTCTTCACTACGAAGGATCGTGAGATCTTCGAGGAGACGGCCGGCGAGACCCTCGCCCGGCTCGGCTACGAGCGAAACAGTAGCTGA
- a CDS encoding sensor histidine kinase, whose amino-acid sequence MPIRWRLTLFNALAIGVILLVLGFGLYVLVRDTLLSNTENTVRQAAVSVAETIRSGGTLEESNRERLTLEGVFVVVRDGQGRVVGETLRVGVQGGAQDGVWRRAARSGNPASGTANLSNQAPDYVYAVPVRLKGSGALRIVEAGKPYQGAQETLEDFSAVLAAGIGAAFLLSIAGAYILARAALKPVDRVVVAAREMGEGDLAKRLPVANPKDEIGRLTTTINALLARLEAAFARREEALARQRRFAADASHELRTPLTSISGYARMLDEWALKDPETAREAVRAIREESGRMRSLVESLLALTRGDEGAPLNLGRHDLASIASEAADAARASAQGKVEVEFRPPQGPVEANCDRELILQAASILLDNAVKYTPKGGRISVEVGCLGGSPFLSVTDTGIGIPEDELPMIFERFHRVDPSRGAGGAGLGLSIARQIAETHGGTIEVESRVGEGSTFTLLLPKNLPSGGGTRADLL is encoded by the coding sequence TTGCCGATCCGGTGGCGTCTGACGCTCTTCAACGCGCTGGCGATCGGTGTGATCCTGCTCGTGCTCGGCTTCGGCTTGTACGTCCTGGTGCGCGACACGCTGCTCTCCAACACCGAGAATACGGTCCGGCAGGCGGCGGTCTCGGTGGCGGAGACCATCCGCTCGGGAGGCACCCTGGAGGAGAGCAACCGCGAGAGGCTCACCCTGGAGGGGGTCTTCGTCGTGGTGCGCGACGGACAGGGCAGGGTGGTCGGCGAGACGCTCCGGGTCGGTGTCCAGGGAGGCGCGCAGGATGGCGTCTGGCGCCGGGCGGCGAGGAGCGGGAACCCGGCCTCGGGCACCGCGAACCTCTCCAACCAGGCCCCGGACTACGTCTACGCCGTCCCGGTGCGGCTGAAGGGCAGCGGTGCTCTGCGCATCGTCGAGGCGGGCAAGCCCTACCAGGGTGCGCAGGAGACGCTGGAGGACTTCTCCGCGGTGCTCGCCGCCGGGATCGGGGCGGCCTTCCTGCTCTCGATCGCCGGCGCGTACATCCTGGCCCGCGCCGCGCTCAAGCCGGTCGACAGGGTCGTGGTCGCCGCCCGCGAGATGGGGGAGGGGGATCTCGCCAAGAGGCTGCCGGTGGCGAACCCCAAGGACGAGATAGGGCGTCTCACCACCACGATAAACGCCCTGCTCGCCCGGCTGGAGGCCGCGTTCGCCCGCCGGGAAGAGGCCCTCGCCCGCCAGCGGCGCTTCGCCGCCGACGCGAGCCACGAGCTCAGGACTCCCCTCACCTCCATAAGCGGCTACGCCCGGATGCTCGACGAGTGGGCGCTCAAGGACCCCGAGACCGCGCGGGAGGCGGTGCGCGCGATCCGCGAGGAGTCCGGCAGGATGCGCTCGCTCGTCGAGTCGCTGCTCGCCCTCACCCGCGGCGACGAGGGTGCTCCACTCAACCTCGGGCGGCACGACCTCGCCTCCATCGCCTCCGAAGCCGCCGACGCCGCCCGCGCCTCGGCGCAGGGCAAGGTGGAGGTCGAGTTTCGTCCCCCGCAGGGACCGGTCGAGGCGAACTGCGACCGGGAGCTTATCCTGCAGGCCGCCTCCATCCTGCTCGACAACGCGGTCAAGTACACCCCGAAAGGCGGCCGGATCTCCGTGGAGGTGGGCTGCCTGGGTGGATCCCCCTTCCTCTCCGTCACGGATACCGGCATCGGCATCCCCGAGGACGAGCTGCCCATGATCTTCGAGCGCTTCCACCGGGTGGACCCCTCGCGCGGCGCCGGAGGGGCCGGGCTCGGCCTCTCCATAGCCCGGCAGATCGCCGAGACCCACGGCGGCACCATAGAGGTGGAGAGCCGGGTCGGCGAAGGCTCCACCTTCACCCTCCTGCTCCCCAAAAACCTCCCTTCAGGTGGCGGAACGCGGGCCGATCTTCTCTGA
- a CDS encoding PIN domain-containing protein, with product MRLVIDASTLVAELLRERGLELLANSNLDLYVPTRMWEETRHEVSRRLEVRVSRGLPAPVAARFWDAALRVKEHSVTEVPEEVYEGSKGEALSRLPRDEKDWQVVALALSLEAAILTEDRDFFGCGVATWTADTMITWLQRHGLS from the coding sequence TTGCGCCTGGTCATAGACGCCAGCACGCTCGTCGCGGAGCTGCTTCGAGAACGAGGACTGGAACTACTCGCCAACTCCAATCTCGATCTGTACGTACCCACCCGGATGTGGGAGGAGACCCGGCATGAGGTATCCAGGCGGCTCGAAGTCCGGGTATCCCGGGGGCTTCCCGCTCCGGTTGCCGCGCGCTTTTGGGACGCTGCCCTGCGTGTTAAGGAACACAGCGTCACGGAGGTACCAGAAGAGGTCTACGAAGGTTCGAAGGGCGAAGCGCTGTCCAGGTTACCACGGGATGAGAAAGACTGGCAGGTGGTCGCGCTCGCTCTTTCACTCGAAGCAGCCATCCTCACCGAGGATAGAGATTTCTTCGGCTGCGGGGTTGCAACGTGGACGGCAGACACCATGATCACCTGGCTGCAACGCCATGGTTTATCTTAG
- a CDS encoding response regulator transcription factor has product MKPGTRILIVEDDRSISRFLELELEHRGFSVRCVYDGPSALEALEGFRPEIVVLDIMLPGLDGVGVLKRIRERGEKLPVIMLTARDSTQDKVHSLDYGADDYLTKPFEVEELLARMRALLRRVEGEEVLRVGDLEINRSTREVRRGERKIDLTAREYELLEFMAQNPRRVLSRDLLLSRVWEQDFALSTNVVDVYVGYLRRKVDVEGEKKLIHTIRGVGYALREE; this is encoded by the coding sequence ATGAAACCCGGCACCAGGATACTCATAGTCGAGGACGACCGCTCCATCTCCCGCTTCCTGGAGCTGGAGCTCGAGCACCGGGGGTTCTCGGTGAGGTGTGTCTACGACGGGCCCTCGGCGCTCGAGGCGCTGGAGGGCTTCCGGCCCGAGATCGTAGTGCTGGACATCATGCTGCCCGGCCTCGACGGGGTGGGTGTCTTGAAGCGCATCAGGGAGCGCGGGGAGAAGCTGCCCGTCATCATGCTCACCGCCCGCGACAGCACCCAGGACAAGGTGCACAGCCTCGATTACGGGGCGGACGACTACCTGACGAAACCCTTCGAGGTGGAGGAGCTGCTGGCGAGGATGCGGGCTTTGTTGAGGCGGGTGGAAGGTGAGGAGGTCTTGCGGGTAGGAGACCTCGAGATAAACCGCTCCACGCGGGAGGTGAGGCGGGGGGAGAGGAAGATAGACCTCACGGCGCGGGAGTACGAGCTGCTCGAGTTCATGGCGCAGAACCCGAGGCGGGTACTCTCGCGGGATCTGCTGCTCTCGCGGGTGTGGGAGCAGGACTTCGCGCTCTCGACGAATGTGGTCGACGTGTACGTGGGATATCTGAGGCGGAAGGTAGACGTGGAGGGGGAGAAGAAGCTGATCCACACCATAAGGGGCGTGGGGTACGCGCTGCGGGAGGAGTAG
- a CDS encoding terpene synthase family protein — translation MEAGKVVLDTPSLDYPFPPRMNEHASVAQHGTSGWVRTFGLLPDEKSLALFDATGLGYLAARNHPDLSAEDLRFISDWYAWLFLRDDKGDASPAGRDPRGLSAADGRLLDVLEGVEPGEEDEPLAHALRDLRERTLGYLRANSLPGVWMRRLVRAVREHLEATLWEASNRARGTAPSLEAYVRMRPLTGGLSIVTELVEIVRGLHLPSEVREHAAVRRLTSASHNVTCWANDIISLKKELAAGEVNNLIPVLCAERRLSLQQALWEAARMHDAEVASFVETSRTLPTFGPAVDEILGHYVLSLEARMRGVLDWSLGSERYRSEEAMISPASRASTGLENKNP, via the coding sequence ATGGAGGCAGGAAAGGTAGTGCTCGACACACCATCCCTCGACTACCCCTTCCCACCCAGGATGAACGAACATGCCAGCGTCGCCCAGCACGGTACTTCGGGGTGGGTGAGGACGTTCGGGCTGCTGCCGGACGAGAAATCTCTGGCTCTCTTCGACGCCACCGGGCTCGGATACCTCGCCGCCCGCAACCATCCCGACCTCTCCGCCGAGGATCTCCGGTTCATCTCCGACTGGTACGCCTGGCTCTTCCTGCGCGACGACAAGGGGGACGCCTCGCCCGCAGGCCGGGATCCGCGCGGCCTTTCGGCGGCGGACGGCCGGTTGCTCGACGTGCTCGAAGGCGTCGAGCCCGGAGAGGAAGACGAGCCGCTCGCCCACGCCCTGCGCGACCTGCGAGAGAGAACCCTCGGCTACCTGCGCGCCAATTCCCTGCCCGGCGTCTGGATGCGGCGGCTGGTCCGGGCCGTGAGGGAGCATCTCGAGGCGACGCTCTGGGAGGCGTCGAACCGGGCCAGGGGAACAGCTCCCTCCCTCGAGGCGTACGTCAGGATGCGCCCGCTCACCGGCGGGCTCTCGATCGTCACAGAGCTCGTCGAGATCGTCCGCGGCCTCCATCTCCCTTCAGAGGTGCGCGAGCACGCGGCGGTGAGGCGGCTCACCTCGGCCTCGCACAACGTCACCTGCTGGGCCAACGATATCATCTCCCTGAAGAAGGAGCTCGCCGCCGGCGAGGTCAACAACCTGATCCCGGTGCTCTGCGCCGAGCGGCGCCTCTCACTGCAGCAGGCTCTATGGGAGGCGGCCCGGATGCACGACGCGGAGGTGGCATCCTTCGTCGAGACCTCGCGCACCCTGCCCACCTTCGGCCCGGCGGTAGACGAGATCCTCGGACACTACGTACTCTCGCTCGAGGCCCGCATGCGCGGCGTCCTCGACTGGTCGCTCGGCTCCGAGCGCTACCGCAGCGAGGAGGCTATGATCTCCCCGGCATCCCGGGCATCAACCGGCCTGGAGAACAAGAATCCCTGA